From the Lysobacter soyae genome, the window TGAAGGCCGGTGAAAAGCTGCACACCCGCGTGCCGTTGCACTTCATCAACATCGAAGACTCGCCGGCCGGCAAGAACTCGGAAGTGTCGGTGACAAGTGAACTGAACGACGTCGAAGTCACCTGCTTGCCGAAAGACCTGCCGGAATTCATCGAAGTCGATCTGTCCAAGATCAACACCGGTGACACCGTGCACCTGTCGGACGTCAAATTGCCGAAGGGCGTCGAATTGGTCCACCCGATCGATGAAGCGCACAACCCGGCAGTTGCCGTGGCACGTTTGAACCGCACCGCTGCAGCAGACGAAGCGGCCGATGAAGCCGCAGCCGCCGAAGCAACAGCCGAAGCGCAGTCTGACGCTGAAGGCGACGCACCGGCTGCCGAAGAAGGCGGCGAAGCCTGATCATGTCGAAGGGGTGCGCGGACGTCTCGTCTCGCGCATTCCGGTGAATCATGGACACCATCCGGCTCATTGTCGGCCTCGGGAATCCGGGGCAGGAACACGCGAAAACCCGCCACAATGCGGGTTTTCGTTTTGTTGAAGAAATGGCGGCGCAAGCGGGCGCACGCTGGAATGTTGATGGCAAGCTGTTCGGCGAAACCGCGAAGGTGTCGATCGGCGGTCACGACGTTTGGCTGCTGAAACCGGCCACTTTCATGAACCTGAGCGGCAAGTCGGTATTGGCGGCATTGCAGTTCTGGAAAATCGATCCCGCACAAATGCTGGTGGCCCACGATGAACTGGACTTGCCCACGGGCCAGGTCCGATTGAAGTTCGATGGTGGCCACGGCGGCCAAAACGGCCTGCGCGACATCATGCGTTTGCTGGGCCATGGCAAGTTTCATCGTCTGCGGGTTGGTATTGGCCACCCTGGACACAAAGATCGCGTGACCGGTTGGGTGCTTGGCCGCCCGACGGCCGACGAAGACATTCTCATCGGACGCGGTGTGGATGAAGCCCTTGCGGTTATGCCGCGCTTCATCGACGGCGACCGAAACGAAGCGCAGAAAATTCTGCACACCTCGAAATAAA encodes:
- a CDS encoding 50S ribosomal protein L25/general stress protein Ctc, whose protein sequence is MATEHKIKAYGRKDEGKGASRRLRHAGRTPAVVYGGDAAPQSIEVEHEPLWLAQQNDWFYSSIISLEIDGKVESVLLRDMQRHPYKQLVMHLDFQRVKAGEKLHTRVPLHFINIEDSPAGKNSEVSVTSELNDVEVTCLPKDLPEFIEVDLSKINTGDTVHLSDVKLPKGVELVHPIDEAHNPAVAVARLNRTAAADEAADEAAAAEATAEAQSDAEGDAPAAEEGGEA
- the pth gene encoding aminoacyl-tRNA hydrolase — encoded protein: MDTIRLIVGLGNPGQEHAKTRHNAGFRFVEEMAAQAGARWNVDGKLFGETAKVSIGGHDVWLLKPATFMNLSGKSVLAALQFWKIDPAQMLVAHDELDLPTGQVRLKFDGGHGGQNGLRDIMRLLGHGKFHRLRVGIGHPGHKDRVTGWVLGRPTADEDILIGRGVDEALAVMPRFIDGDRNEAQKILHTSK